The genomic region TTGACCGCCGTCGTCTGCGCAGGCTCGGCCGCGCTGACCGCCCCATCGGCACCCGCGGCGCAGCCCACGACGCCCCGGACGCCGACCGCCTCCTTCGAGAGCCGGTACGGCGAGGCCGTCCAGGCTGCTCCCCGCACCAGCCGTGCGCAGGTACTGGCGCGGGCGAAGACCTGGCTGACCGCCGACAACGGCCGTCCCGTGCCGTACAGCCAGAACAAGCGGTGGAAGGACGGCTACCGGCAGGACTGCTCCGGTTTCGTCTCCATGGCCTTGGGCCTGTCCAAGCCCGGACCCAACACCGTCGCCCTGAAGAAGGGCGCTTTCACGCGCCGGATCTCGATGAGCCAGCTCGCCCCCGGTGACCTGGTCATCAAGGCCGACAGCAACAGCGCCGACAAGCGCCACGTCGTCATCTTCGACGGCTGGGCCAACAGCGCCCACACCGTCTACAAGTCCTACGAGCAGGCCGGCGGCGTCGGAACCCGCTGGAAGCAGCACTCCTACGGAGTCAACGGGCGCGACGGCTACCACGCCTACCGCCCCGTCAACATCGTGGGCTGACCTCCCGCAGTCGCAGTCGCAGCCATCCCACTCCCGCGCCCCACCCCCCGCCCGCACCACCGCGGGCGGGGGGTGGGGCCCTCACCCGCACCGGATCACCCCCCGGTCACCGCGGACCAAGGAGCACACATGAACACCACTGCGTTCACGATCAAGTCCCGAGCAGCCCTGACGGGCATCCTGCTCGCCATCGGACTGGCCGCGGCCACCACGACGGCCGGTGCGGCGGTGCCGGCCGGCGCACTCGACAGCGTCCAGACCTTCCGCAACGGCGCGACATCGGTCTGCCTGGACGACAGCGATGCCGGCGTCCGCACTTACACCTGCCTGGGTAACGACCACCAGAAGTGGAACGTGCACCGGTGGGCCGACGGTACCCGTGAGCTCAGGAACCTCAAGACCGGACGCTGCCTCACCGACTTCCCGCGAGGCAGCGTCTCGGTCCATCCCTGTGACAAGGACAAGGACGAGAGCTGGATCGTCCACCGCTACCCGGACGGAGCCGTCGAGCTGAAGAACCAGGCAACCGGGCTGTGCCTGGACGACAGCTTCGAACACCACCTCCGCACCTTCCCATGCGGTACCCACAGCGCCAGGAGCCCGTTCCAGACCTGGCGCTAGCGTCCCAGGCTGCTGACCCGAGCCCGGCCCCCGACGGCTGCCGGGCTCGGGGCAGGCCTCGACCCGACGTCACCGCCATGGATCCGGCGATGTTGGATGGTGGCATG from Streptomyces sp. NBC_00190 harbors:
- a CDS encoding RICIN domain-containing protein, with the protein product MNTTAFTIKSRAALTGILLAIGLAAATTTAGAAVPAGALDSVQTFRNGATSVCLDDSDAGVRTYTCLGNDHQKWNVHRWADGTRELRNLKTGRCLTDFPRGSVSVHPCDKDKDESWIVHRYPDGAVELKNQATGLCLDDSFEHHLRTFPCGTHSARSPFQTWR